The Camelina sativa cultivar DH55 chromosome 14, Cs, whole genome shotgun sequence genome includes a window with the following:
- the LOC104739406 gene encoding mitochondrial ATPase complex subunit ATP10 isoform X1 produces the protein MATTLNRFLKHRSLSALSYRNQHQGLFISTRYDSLPSQMPSLRSTTRSFLDFYKFGNKKAIEDERARLNDEMNRGYFADMKEFKDHGGKIAAADKTLNPAVSAMKFPALAVTFSNGESLTLPVTPNSNEVNTEDLAVPKVSLVCLSFRASSQEMISSWSKPFLESFGNREDLQLFEVSFIDKWLLGFPPIKKLLLRVLQKPNNSENNVLQRQAVYAFGDHYHFRKQIKVLNLLTGYILLLDKSGRIRWQGFGTATPEEVSQLLSCTSSLLLKDQ, from the exons ATGGCGACGACTTTGAATCGATTTCTGAAGCATAGATCACTCTCTGCTCTCTCGTATCGAAACCAGCATCAAGGACTCTTCATCTCCACTCGCTATGACTCTCTCCCTTCGCAAATGCCATCTCTTCGATCAACCACCCGCTCGTTCCTCGATTTTTACAAG TTTGGGAACAAGAAAGCAATTGAGGATGAACGTGCTAGACT TAATGATGAGATGAATCGGGGATACTTTGCTGATATGAAAGAATTCAAGGATCATGGCGGTAAG atagCAGCTGCAGATAAAACTCTAAATCCTGCTGTTTCAGCCATGAAATTTCCGGCATTAGCAGTGACTTTCTCTAATGGAGAAAGCCTGACGTTGCCTGTTACTCCCAACAGCAATGAGGTTAACACAGAGGATTTGGCTGTTCCAAAAGTTTCATTGGTGTGCCTGTCTTTCAGAGCAAGCTCTCAG GAAATGATCAGCTCGTGGAGCAAACCATTTCTTGAATCGTTTGGCAACAGGGAAGATCTTCAGTTGTTTGAG GTATCATTTATAGACAAATGGCTCCTGGGCTTTCCCCCCATAAAAAAACTACTTCTCCGGGTCTTGCAAAAACCTAACAACAGTGAGAACAATGTCCTCCAGAGGCAGGCTGTATACGCATTTGGGGACCATTATCACTTCCGtaaacaaatcaaagttttGAACCTTCTCACTGG GTATATTCTTCTACTCGACAAATCCGGGAGAATAAGATGGCAAGGTTTTGGAACAGCAACTCCAGAGGAAGTGTCTCAACTTCTCTCTTGCACCTCCTCACTTCTCTTGAAAGATCAATGA
- the LOC104739406 gene encoding mitochondrial ATPase complex subunit ATP10 isoform X2, translating to MNRGYFADMKEFKDHGGKIAAADKTLNPAVSAMKFPALAVTFSNGESLTLPVTPNSNEVNTEDLAVPKVSLVCLSFRASSQEMISSWSKPFLESFGNREDLQLFEVSFIDKWLLGFPPIKKLLLRVLQKPNNSENNVLQRQAVYAFGDHYHFRKQIKVLNLLTGYILLLDKSGRIRWQGFGTATPEEVSQLLSCTSSLLLKDQ from the exons ATGAATCGGGGATACTTTGCTGATATGAAAGAATTCAAGGATCATGGCGGTAAG atagCAGCTGCAGATAAAACTCTAAATCCTGCTGTTTCAGCCATGAAATTTCCGGCATTAGCAGTGACTTTCTCTAATGGAGAAAGCCTGACGTTGCCTGTTACTCCCAACAGCAATGAGGTTAACACAGAGGATTTGGCTGTTCCAAAAGTTTCATTGGTGTGCCTGTCTTTCAGAGCAAGCTCTCAG GAAATGATCAGCTCGTGGAGCAAACCATTTCTTGAATCGTTTGGCAACAGGGAAGATCTTCAGTTGTTTGAG GTATCATTTATAGACAAATGGCTCCTGGGCTTTCCCCCCATAAAAAAACTACTTCTCCGGGTCTTGCAAAAACCTAACAACAGTGAGAACAATGTCCTCCAGAGGCAGGCTGTATACGCATTTGGGGACCATTATCACTTCCGtaaacaaatcaaagttttGAACCTTCTCACTGG GTATATTCTTCTACTCGACAAATCCGGGAGAATAAGATGGCAAGGTTTTGGAACAGCAACTCCAGAGGAAGTGTCTCAACTTCTCTCTTGCACCTCCTCACTTCTCTTGAAAGATCAATGA